Genomic segment of Desulfuromonas sp.:
TAAACAGAGACGCGATATGGTTGAGGCGATCACCACTGCTGCTGCCCGAACCTACGGCATGGCAAAGGAAAAAATCATCATTCTGATACGGGAAAACAGCCCGGACCAGGTTGCCGTCGGAGGAGAACTCATCTCCGATCGTAATTGATTTACTTTTTGCGTTCATCATTCATTCTGTTACATTTAATGAAAACACAATGAGGAGAAAATACTATGAAGTATATTATCGCAATCCTCCTGGCCCTCACCATTATGGCCTCACCGACGTTGCTGATTGCTGCCAATCCGGCACAAATCTCCAGAGCGACATTCTGCACCGGAATCAGTGACCACGAACCGATCAACAGTCCTGAAAAAATCAGTGTTGGCGAGCAGACGGTCTATTTCTTTACCGAAGTCCGTAACGGTAAAGATCAGTTACTGACACACAAGTGGTTTTACAATAATGTTCCGATTGCCGAGGTCCCGCTGAGAATCGGAGATGACCGCTGGCGGACCTGGTCTACCAAGCAGGTATGGCATTTGACTCCAGGCATGCTGAAAGTTCAGGTTATCGATAACAATGGTATCGTCCTGACCGAACAGGAGATTCCCCTTCAATAATTAGACACAGAGAGTCTCAACAGTACCGGCACCGGCAGTCACCTCCCCACCTTGCGGCATCGGGTCATCTGTACGCCAGTCGTTACGGGGATCCACCGGGTGTGCAACCGTTAGTTTAAGCCCGATTTCACATCGGATCTTTTACCGAAATCCTTATCTCGAAAGGACAAGAAACAGAACAATGACAGACCGGAGTCATTACACAAAACTCGAAAACATGTTTCGGACCGCTGCAATCAACACATTTTTCAATCCGGAAATAACCGTTTCCGAAAACTGTGCCGAAATAACAATCGAGGTCAACCCGAAGTTCTTCCATTCCTGACGAACCGTACACTGTTCAGTCTATTTCAAGATGCTTGATGATGCCTGCTATTTTGCCTGTCAATCCATTGAAAAGGAGTGTTTTCTGGTCACCTCGAATTTCAACATCCAGTTCATTGCACCAGTCACCTCTGGTATTATGCTGGTCAGGGCACAGGTCAATGCGACCACTCGAAATGTCCGTTTCGCTTCAGGTGAAATTTTCGATCAAAAGAACCGCCTCGTTGCAACCGGCAACGGCAGTTTCATGCCGAGCCGACTCAAGCTGAGCGAGGAAGTTGGCTATCGTTAATCAATGATTACGCTACCTGAGTATAAAACCATCAAAACGGTCTATTCGCCGGAGTGTTGAGCATGGATGATCAACTGTGGGATAGCATCTGTCGCCGTTGCGGCTAGTGTTGTTTCAATAAAATCATTGAAGATGATGGAACGGTATATGCGACACCGATTCCGTGCCGGTACTTCGACATGGCGGATCGCTCATGCAAGGTTTACCACAAACGGTTTGAAACCGGTGAAGAGTGCATCAAATTGACGCCGGATGTCGTTAAAAATGCTATCTGGCTGCCGGAAGACTGTGCTTATGTTGAACATATCCGACAACGCCCCGGAAGGGACCCCGACAATTGAACCAAACCGGGACAAACGCAAACCTCAGAAAAGCCTGGCGGGGCTGGTGTCTTTATGACTGGGCCAACTCGGCCTTCGCTACGGTGATTCTCGCCGCCGTTCTCACGGTCTATTTTGCCTCACTGGTTCCTGCGGATGGAGCGGAACTCACATTCTTCGGCATGAAGCACCGGATGCCGGCAACGGCCCTCTGGGGTTATGTCATCTCATTGTCGATGCTTGCCGTTGCCCTGCTCGCACCTTACATCGGAGCCCGGGCCGATGCTCACCGCGCGCGCCGCCGCTCTCTTATTCTCTGCTGCCTTATTGGAGCCACCGCGACGGCCATGCTCAGCGTTACCGGACCGGGGCAATACCTTTTGGCGGCCGGGCTCTTTATCATTGGCAATATCGGGTTCGCCACCGGCAATATTTTTTACAATTCCTTCTTACCGGCCCTGGCCGAAGCTTCCGACCTCGATCGGCTCTCAGCACGTGGATTTGCCGCAGGTTATCTCGGCGGCGGACTCGCCCTGCTCGCTGTTTTCATACTGATTCAGCAATATCAGTTGTTTGGCCTGGCCGACCGGGCAACGGCAACCCGGATCGGCTTTCTGCTAACCGGTCTCTGGTGGGCCGGTTTCGCCATACCGGCATTTCGCCATATCCGCGAAGAGGTTTTTATTCATGACCCCGAACCGCTGCTGTATGGCCTGAAAGGCTACTTTAAAACCTTCAGCCGGATCAGACACTATCCGCACCTGCTCCGTTTCCTGGTCGCTTTTCTGTTTTACAATGATGGCATTCAAACAGTTATAGCGGTCTCGGCAATATTCGCAAGTGTCGAACTCGGCATGTCGCAGGCCTCAATCCTCGGTTGTTTTTTGATGATACAGTTCATTGCAATGCCCGGCGCTCTGATCTTTGCCGCCCTCGCCGCCCGGATCGGAGCAAAAAAAACTGTCATGCTCAGCCTGCTTCTTTTTGTCGGGGTGACTGTTTATGCTTTCATTATTGATTCTGCTGCTGAATTCTGGTTTCTCGGTTTTGTTGTCGCCCTGATTCTGGGTGGCAGCCAGGCGATCAGCCGTTCGCTCTTTGCCACGATGGTCCCGAAATCAAGAAGCGCCGAGTTTTTCGGCTTCTATGCCGTCAGCGGCAAGTTTGCTTCTATATTCGGGCCATTGGTCTTTGCTATCATCTCCGACGTGACCGGATCAGCCAGACTTTCCATCCTTGCTTTAAGTGGATTTTTTATTATCGGCACGTTTATTCTGGCAAAGGTCGATATCGAACAGGGTCGGCAACAGGCGGCATAAAACCTGGGAAGCCGATTGACTTCAATCGGCGCTTCTCGCCTCATCTGCAGAATCATCGTCCACATCTTCAACCTTTTCATCATCCGCAAGTTCAGGCGTCACCAGGTCACCAATAAACAAGCTCCCGTTGTTGACGAAAAAACAATTCGGCAAACATTCAGCCATTTCGATCATTCGTTCGACATAGGGCCCCTCTTCGCCTTCTTCCGGCAATGCCAGGCCTAGCAGGACGATATCGGCATCTTTACTCTCTTCGCACATCACCTCGAAGACTGTTTTGTCCTTCGGTTTCAGACTGACAATAATATCGGCATCGATGCGAATTTCGCTGATCAACTGTTCGAGAAACTGACTGGTACTCCTGTGCATCAATTCATTCGAAGCGAGGCTGAGGATTCTGATCCGGGCATTATGCCATTCCGGGTTTTGCGACAACAGGTAGGCAAGCAACAACATCAGGTCGCCATTTCTTTTCAATCCTCCCCACCAGACATCGATAGAACGTGTATGCCCTTCATGCGACAGCTTGATAAAACCGGGGTTGCCGATCACCAGACTACGTTCAAATTGAACCAGATGGCGTCCCAGTCGCAAAAAAGATGCAAGCCTTTCCGGATCATCCGGCCACCCGAGCAGAATCGTATTACTCTCAAGGCCAGCCAGGCCGTTGGCCTGGGAAACCGCCAGGATTCCCCGTTCTACGTTCCAGACCACGTTGACTTCTGCGAAAGCACAAATCCCTTCTTCCTGTAAAACCGATTCAAGCTTACGTTGCCGCGCGGCTGTATCGATCTCCATCTTCATAATATCGCCTTCGACCAGTTCGCAGGCGGTTACCACGCCTCGATTCTCGCTGAACCAGATGCCGTACTGCACCAGGTCGAGACGTTTTTCAAGGTTACTGGTGAAAATCAGAATATGCGGCCGCCAGTTGCGGGCTGTCATCGGCCTTTTGGAAAGGCGGATCAGGGCCCAGCGAATCATCGCTTCATAAAGATCGCGACGGACGTCACCCCAACTCTCTTTGCGAATTCTCTGTTTAAAAAAGAGCCAGAGAAAAAACTCTACAGATAATGCGATAATAGTTGCCGGCCAATGGATCAGAAGCATGACACCGAAACAGGCAAATGCCGCCGGCAGACTTATATACCATGGCGTATGCAGCGTCGGCCGCCAGAATGGATTACCGGCAATTCTTTCAATTGCGGCAACCAGGTTAACCAGGCCGTACACACTGAGAAAAAACATTGTGACCACAGTCGCGACGGTATTCAGATCGCCCAGAAGAGCAGCCGCTAACGCCAAAAACAGAGTGACGGCATAACCGGCCAGCGACTCCTTGCCGTGAGCTGAAGCTTTCGGCTTCAGGAATTTTGCAACGAGTTTGTCTGATGCCAATGCTGACAACGTCCGTGGAGCGCCAAGCATTGAACCGACGGCGGAAGAAAAGATAGCACCCCACAAGCCGGGAAGAATGAGCCATGGCCCGAAAACCGATATTCTTGTCCAGACAAGAGAATCGGTGCGCAAAGTCTGAGAATCAGCACCGACGGTTAAAAATACCGGGACCACCAGATAAACGACAAAACCGCATAAAACTGCAGCCAGCGTTCCGCGGGGGAGAGATTTGCGCGGATCGGCTAAATCACCGGACAAACTCAAACCGGCCATAATGCCGGTCACTGCCGGAAAAAATACAGCAAATACATGCCAGAAAGACACCGGCGTAAAGTCGGTTATTTTTTCAACGGTTAAGGCCGGAGCCGACGTCAATGCTCCGGCACCCAGAGCAAAAATGGAAAGTCCGATCAGAATCATGATCGGAATCTGAGCTTTCAGGGCAAAAGACGCACCACGGTAAGATATCAGGGCGACAGCAACGATAACGGTCAAGCTGACTGGCAGTAAAGGGAGTTTCGGCCACAAGATACGGAGTGACTCGGCCAGACCATAGGCATAGAGAGTTACAGAAAATGCCTGTGACAGGAACAGGGGCAAACCGATAGCGCCACCGATCTCGAGTCCGAGGCTGCGGGAAATCATGAAATAGGCACCACCACCGCCTACCCGTGTATTGGTCGCAATCGAAGAGAGGCTTAAAGAGGTTGCCAGAGTAATAAGATTAGCAATAGCGACAATAACAAGGGTTTTCAAGAGTCCGACCTGGCCGACAACCCAGCCAAAACGGAGGTACATGATAACGCCGAGAATTGTCAGAATCGTCGGAGTGAACACACCGACAAAAGCACCCAACCCCTTTTTCGACGAGCTTTTAAAGGCAGATGAATTCAAGGAATCGGACCCTCCAGAAGGAGCAGGAAAACCTTTGAGAAACAGCCGGACTAAAAATTTGACGATTTACCGACGTAAGAACCAACGAGTTGTCCGGCTTGCCATCCGGTTATTTCAATATCGGCCAGAGATCCAGCAAGTTCAGCAGTGCCTTTGAAGCTTACCGGAAGATAATGGCGGGTCAATCCTTTCCAGACATTATCTTCCCGGGAGACCGATTCAACAACCACGTCAAGTTGTTGGCCGATAAAGCGCCGAGCAAACTGACTATTTTTTTCATCAGCAATAATTCTCAGTGTTGCCGCTCTCTCTTTGGCAATATTCCCGGGTACCTGCCCAGAAAGATCGGCCGCCGGTGTTCCCGGACGCCGACTATAGGGAAAGACATGCAGATAAGAGACCGGCAGCGCCTCAACAAGACGACGAGTATTGTTGAATTCTTCCTCTGTCTCGACGGGGAAACCGGTTATCACATCAAAGCCGAAAGCGATATCGGGCAAACGTGCGTGAATTTTTTCGATGAGTCGATAAAAGTCGTTGGCACTGTAATGACGATTCATCCGTTGCAGGACCTGATCGTCTCCTGATTGCAACGGAATATGCAGATGCGGACAGATAATGGCGGATTGATCAATGGCGTCAATCAGTTCATCGGTAATTTCATTCGGTTCAATCGATCCGAGACGCAAACGCCTTACCTCCGTTTCCTTTTCGATTCGCTGCAATAATTCGACAAGCGAGCCCACGGGGTCAAGATCTGAGCCATATGCGCCGATATGAATACCGGTCAATACAAGTTCAGGATAACCTTTTCCAACCAGTCTCCGTACCTGTTCGACAACCTGCGCAGGTTGTGCCGATCTGCTGCTGCCACGCGCATAAGGGATAATGCAGTAGGAACAGAATGCGTTACAACCATTCTGGATCTGAACAAAGGCCCGGCTCCGTTCGGAAAAGCTGTTTATTTCATGCGGTACGGCCCCGGCAACACCACGGATATCCGATACGGCCACAACCGGATCGCCGGAGCCCGCTCCCAGATAGCGGATCAGATCCTTTTTATCATCGTTGCCAAGCACGACCGTGACGCCAGGGATGGTGCGAATCGCTTCCGGGTCGACCTGGGCATAGCAGCCGGTAACAATGATTCGACAATCGAGATTCTGCCGTCGGGCGCGGCGGATCAGGTTGCGCGACTGTGAATCAGTTGCCGCGGTGACGGTACAGGTGTTAACGATCACCAGATCAGCGCCTTCCTCAAATGGCACAGGACGATAACCGGCGGCCGCAAGCTTCTCTTCCATCGAAACCGATTCGAACTGATTGGTCTTGCAGCCCAACGTAACAACTGAAAAAGTGGATTTCATCTCAGACAGAATATTTATTCCTTACGGCCGGCATGTCCCGGACAGGAAAATCTCCCTTGCAAAGCGTTTAACCAGCGAAAAAGCAGAGACATATATATCACAGGATCAGCACGAGTAAAATTCCATATTCGATCCGGGGTAAATAGACTTTTCTTCCCTTCCCCTGCAATAATGTTCCTGATATGATATGCCGGTTTCAAGGAGAACTATTATGAAATATATCAGTACCCGTGGCGGGGTTAAAAATATTGCGTTCAAGGACGCGGTGATGATGGGCCTTGCCGATGACGGCGGCCTCATAATTCCGGAAGATATTCCGGTGTTGACGGAAGGCGATCTCGATGCTTTAGGGCACCTTGAATATCCGGAACTCGCATTCCAGATCATCTCCAGCTATGCGACCGACATACCTTCATCCGATCTCAAGGATTTAATTGACCGATCGTACGCGACCTTTACCCACGATGAGGTCACTCCGGTTGTCCACAAGGATGGTGTTTATATCCTTGAGCTTTTCCACGGACCGACTCTCGCCTTCAAGGACGTCGCCCTGCAGTTTCTCGGCAACCTGTTCGAATACCTGCTGGCCGAGCGTGGCGAAAAAATGAATATACTTGGCGCCACCAGTGGAGATACCGGATCGGCAGCGATCTACGGAGTGCGCGGCAAGAAGAACATCAACATCTTCATTCTGCACCCGCACAAAAAGGTCTCGCCAATTCAGGAACTGCAGATGACGACGGTGACCGATCCGAATGTTTTCAATATCGCCATCGAGGGGACCTTTGATGACGGTCAACAGATTGTCAAGGACGCCTTCGGCGACCTGGCATTCAAGAGCCGCTACGCTCTCGGCGCAGTCAATTCAATCAACTGGGCACGCGTACTGGCGCAGATTGTTTACTACTTTTATGCATGGGCCCGAATCCGAAAGGAAACAGGTTGCAAAGAGGTCTATTTTTCGGTTCCGACTGGAAATTTCGGAGATATTTTTGCCGGCTATATCGCCATGCGAATGGGTTTACCGGTCAAAAAACTGATACTGGCCACTAATGAAAATAATATCCTGACACGCTTTATTCAGGCGGGTGATTACTCAATCGGAGACGTTCATCCTTCGCTTTCACCGTCAATGGACATTCAAAAAGCGAGTAACTTCGAGCGTTATCTGTTCTATCTTTACCATGAAGATTGTCACAAAGTTGCAGCCGCCATGCAAAGATTCGCCGACGGCGATAAATTGTTATTTTCTCCTGAAGAAATCAAACGGGTTTCAGAAGACTTCCTGTCACTATCGGTCGACGATGATCAAACGATCAGCACAATCTCCAGTTTCTACAAGGAATCTGGCTATATCCTCGACCCACATACAGCCGTCGGTGTCCATGCAGGAAAAGAGTTAACAGACGGATCTATTCCGGTCATCTGCCTGGCCACTGCCCACCCGGCAAAATTTGACAGTGCGGTCGAAAAGGCCATCGGCGAAAAACCACCCAGACCAGACTCCCTTAAAGACATTGAATCCCGACCAAGTCACTGCGAAGTGCTGAATGCCGACATTCATAGCATCAAGGATTATCTGGCTCGGAACAGTATCTAGGTGCGAACTCACAGACCGGGCCAACGACTTTCGAGCAGTTTGACCCTCATCACAAAAAAAACCCCGGCCGATTGGCCGGGGCTTTTGCATGTAACATTCTGAACGAATTAGCAATCGAAATAGAGAGCAAATTCGGTCGGGGTCGGACGCATGCGAACCGGATCAACTTCGTTTTCCATCTTGTAGTCAATCCACATTTCGATAACGTCTTCGGTGAAGACATCGCCCTTAAGCAGGAATGCGTGGTCTTCCTTGAGAGCTTTAAGAGCATCTTCAAGAGAACCGGCAACAGTCGGAACGTCTTTGAGTTCTTCCGGCGACAGACCATAGATATCCTTGTCGAGCGGCTGACCTGGATCGATCTTGTTTTCGATCCCGTCAAGGCCGGCCATCAACATAGCGGCAAAGGCAAGATAGCCGTTGCAGCTCGGGTCCGGAGTCCGGTATTCAACACGCTTCGATTTCGGATTGTCAGTCGACGGAATCCGCAGTGAAGCCGAACGATTACGGTTCGAATAAGCAAGGTTAACCGGAGCTTCAAAACCGGGAACCAGACGCTTGTAGGAAATGGTGCTCGGGTTGGTGAAGGCGCAGAGGGCCTCGGCATGCTTGATAATACCGCCGATGTAATACATGGCCATCTTGGAAAGGCCGCCGTAGCCGTCGCCGGCGAAGAGATTTTCGCCATTTTTCCAGATCGACTGGTGACAGTGCATACCGGAACCGTTGTCGTCAAAAATCGGCTTCGGCATAAAAGTAACGGTCTTGCCGTTACGGACAGCGACGTTCTTGATGATGTACTTGAACCACTGCAGGGTATCACCCATATTGAGCAGCGAATCGAAACGCATATCGATTTCAGCCTGGCCACCGGTTGCAACCTCGTGGTGAACAGCTTCAATACGCATCCCAACGCTCTGCAGAACCTGAACCATCTCGTTACGCAGATCAATCATTGAATCGGTCGGTGCACAGGGGAAATAACCTTCCTTGTTGCGCGGTTTGTAACCGAGGTTCGGAAACTCGTCACGACCGGTGTTCCAGATGCCCTCATCTGAATCGATGCTGTAGAACGACTCGTTCTGAGACAGTACGTAACGGACATCATCAAGGATAAAGAATTCCGGCTCCGGGCCGAAGAAAGCGGTATCGCCGATACCCGAAGACTTAAGATAGGCTTCAGCCTTCTGGGCGATGAAGCGCGGGTCGCGCGAATAGCCTTCGCGGGTCAGCGGGTCGATAATGTTACAGATCAGGCTGAGGGTCGGTACTTCCGGGAAAGGATCGACCTTGGCAGTCGACGGATCCGGCATGATCAGCATGTCGGAATTATGAATCGGTTGCCACCCACGGATCGAGGAACCGTCAAAACCGATACCTTCTTCAAAAGTCTCTTCACTGAATTCGCTCATCGGGGTTGAAAAGTGTTGCCAGATCCCGACAAAGTCGAGGAACTTGAAATCTACCATCTGGCAGTTGTTTTCCTGGGCAAAAGCCAATACTTCTTTCGGTGTCATGTACAATCTCCTTTTGTCATTTCGTCCACCCTGTAAAGGGCAAGACTTTTCTTATTAACTACGGTTATTGTCGAAATACAAACTGATTAAATCAAAGGGCATCGTCGCCGGTTTCACCCGTGCGGATACGCAGAACTTCATCAACCGCGGTAACGAAAATCTTGCCATCGCCGATCCGGCCGGTTTTGGCGGCCTCGCCGACAACCTCGACAACCTTGGTGGCCATGTCATCAGCAACGATGATTTCCATCTTGATCTTCGGAATAAAGTCGACGACATATTCCGCACCGCGATAAAGCTCGGTGTGGCCTTTCTGCAGACCAAATCCCTTGACTTCGCTGACTGTGATGCCTTGAATACCGATCTCGTTCAACGCTTCCTTGACTTCGTCCAGCTTGAACGGTTTGATAATTGCCTCAACCTTACGCATCTTGTTAACCTCCCGGCTATTTGTTTTGGAACCGACTGACATGACCTTATCGATAATGATCAGGTAATGCAAGCAGTCCGGCCGTTAATATTCGTACTTCTACAAAGCAAGGACCCTGCCTAATTTGGGTACTGCCTGAACAGAAGCTGTAACCTCTTGATTTAAAGTCTTTTTTTATCAAAAAAAATCTTTGCAAAATGAACTGCAAAAAACAGCCTGTAGACAATTGCATAAAGACTATGCACAGCCTACAGGGGATGGCTAAGAATTAATCAGTCACCGGTAGCCAGTATAATCAATAAATTTGAAGTTTTCAGTCTTTAGTATTCTGCCGACTGCCATTTTTTTCAAACAAATGGCGGCTTGACGACTTCGGCACTAACTTTTTTGGCGCGAATGCCGATCTCCAGTTCGGTTCCGACCGCTGAGTGCTCGGGGTGAACCAGGGCCAGGGCAATTCCGACCTTGAGTGACGGCGACATGGTTCCGCTGGTCACCACACCGACCTCCGACTCACCGGCAAAGACCGGGTAATTTTCTCGCGGAATGCCGGGGACCTTCATTTTTATCGCGACCAGTTTACGCGGAACCCCCTTCTCTTTTGTGGCGAGCAAGGCATCCCGGCCGACAAAGTCATCCTTATCAAGTTTGGTAATCCAGCCTAGACCGGCTTCCAGCGGAGTGATATCCGGAGAAAGCTCATGCCCATATAGCGCATATTTCTTCTCCAGTCTGAGGGTGTCGCGCGCTCCCAGGCCAACCGGAACGAGACCATGTTGCTTGCCGGCCTCCATCAATCGGTTCCAGAGTTTCGCTGTTTCGGTTGACGGACAATAAAGTTCGAAACCATCTTCTCCGGTGTACCCAGTCCGGGAGATAATACAAGCTATTCCATCGACCTTGTCTTCGGCAAAATGATAAAATTTAATTGACCCGAGTTCATAATCGGTCAACCCGGCGAGAATAACCTCGGAATTCGGTCCCTGCAGGGCAATCTGACCAATTGAGTCACTGACATTGGTCAGCTCAACATCAGGAAAAACCCCCTTTTGCAAAACATCCTGCATCCAGGCGAAATCCTTGTCGACATTGGCGGCATTGACGCAGAACATAAAATGATCGGCGGAAAAACGATACAGGGTCACATCATCAACGACACCGCCATGGTCATAACAGAACGCCGAATATTGAACCTGCCCGTCGATTAGCTTGGATGCATCGTTGACGGTTAATTTCTTAATATAGGACAAGGCTTCGGCACACCTCACCTCGATTTCACCCATATGCGACACATCGAACAGACCGGCAGCGCTCCTTACTGCGAGATGTTCTTCGATAACCCCGCTATACTGGACCGGCATATCCCAGCCCCCAAAATCGACCATTCGGGCACCGAGATCACGATGCACCTGGTTCAAAGGTGTTTTTTTCAATTCGCATTCCTCCATAAATTCAATTACTTAAATGTCAACAGATAATTCTTTCTCGAGCTTGGGTGAATAATTGAACAGTGCACAAAAATGATCGACGAACCTGTCGGCGACCTCATTCATATCGAGTCTGCGACCGATTTCCCTGGTCATCGAGGTGACCGATTCGGTCGGCTTGCCGCACGGCACGATCATGTCAAAGGTAGACAGATCATTGTTGACATTAAGCGCGATCCCGTGGGATGACACCCATTTTTTCACGGCGATACCGAAACTGGCGATTTTACTGCCATTGACCCAGAGGCCAGGTTCCCCGTCCCTGAATTCTGCCCTGAGTTCATAATCTGCGAGAGTTTCGGCCAGTGATTGCAAAAACAGCTGCGAATACCAGCGCAGATCTTTTTTTGGCAGCCGGACAATCGGATAAGCAACCAGCTGTCCCGGCTCATGGGCCGTTGCATAACCACCGCGGTTGATATGATGAAGAGCAACTCCGCTTTGTCCGATAGCGGCAGCACTGAAGCGGAGATCATCATTACCACCCCGCAGTCCCAGGGTCACCACCGGCGGATGCTCAACCAGAATCAGAACATCTCCGTGCTCCCCGGCAATCCGCATCGCCTGCAGTTCCTGTTGGCGTTGCAGCGCTTCATTATAATCGATCAGGCCCCAGTTTTGAATCTGCAAGTGGGAACGGCTCAAGATTCTACCCCGGCCATGCAGAGGTATTTAATTTCAAGGTAATCATCAACTCCGTATTTTGATCCCTCACGGCCGTTTCCTGACTCCTTGACGCCACCGAACGGAGCGACAGCATTGGAGACAAGGCCGGTATTGATGCCGACCATCCCGTATTCAAGCGCCTCCCCGACCCGCCAGCAGCGGCCGAGATCACGGGTATAAAAATAAGAAGCCAATCCGAATTCGGTCGCATTCGCCATCGCGATTGCCTCTGCCTCTGATTCGAAACGGAAAAGCGGCGCAACCGGACCGAAGGTCTCTTCACTGGAAACCAGCATATCCGTGGCAGCATCGGCAATGACCGTCGGCTCGTAAAAGGTACCGCCCAGTTTATGGCGTTTGCCGCCGGTAAGGACCCGGCCGCCCTTGCTAAGCGCATCATCGACATGCTCCTCGACCTTTGCCAGGGCATCGTGATCAATCATCGGACCCTGATCGGTTTGTCCGGCGAGGCCGTCGCCAACTTTCATCCCGGCAACGGCGGTCGACAATTTTTCGGCAAACTCGTCATAGACGCCTGTCTGCACCAGGAACCGGTTGGTGCAGACACAGGTCTGTCCGGTATTCCGGTATTTTGAAATCACTGCGCCCTCGACCGCGGCATCGATATCAGCATCGTTAAAAACAATAAATGGCGCATTGCCGCCCAACTCCATCGACACCTTCTTCATGGTTCCGGCACACTGCTCCATCAACTGTTTGCCGATCTCGGTGGAACCGGTAAAGGTCAGCTTGCGAACGCCCGGATTGCTGGTCAGTTCAC
This window contains:
- a CDS encoding transcriptional regulator (indirectly regulates nitrogen metabolism; at high nitrogen levels P-II prevents the phosphorylation of NR-I, the transcriptional activator of the glutamine synthetase gene (glnA); at low nitrogen levels P-II is uridylylated to form PII-UMP and interacts with an adenylyltransferase (GlnE) that activates GlnA) yields the protein MRKVEAIIKPFKLDEVKEALNEIGIQGITVSEVKGFGLQKGHTELYRGAEYVVDFIPKIKMEIIVADDMATKVVEVVGEAAKTGRIGDGKIFVTAVDEVLRIRTGETGDDAL
- the gcvT gene encoding glycine cleavage system protein T translates to MEECELKKTPLNQVHRDLGARMVDFGGWDMPVQYSGVIEEHLAVRSAAGLFDVSHMGEIEVRCAEALSYIKKLTVNDASKLIDGQVQYSAFCYDHGGVVDDVTLYRFSADHFMFCVNAANVDKDFAWMQDVLQKGVFPDVELTNVSDSIGQIALQGPNSEVILAGLTDYELGSIKFYHFAEDKVDGIACIISRTGYTGEDGFELYCPSTETAKLWNRLMEAGKQHGLVPVGLGARDTLRLEKKYALYGHELSPDITPLEAGLGWITKLDKDDFVGRDALLATKEKGVPRKLVAIKMKVPGIPRENYPVFAGESEVGVVTSGTMSPSLKVGIALALVHPEHSAVGTELEIGIRAKKVSAEVVKPPFV
- a CDS encoding succinate-semialdehyde dehydrogenase I; this encodes MLEGKLKDKSLLKMQCFVGGEWIDADSGETIDVTNPATGATIGTIPKMGAAETKRAIAAAEAAWPGWRARSASERSSILLKWHDLLLENQKDLAIIMTAEQGKPLSEAEGEIAYAASFIEWFAEEGKRVYGDVIPQTKSDQRLVVIKQPIGVCAAITPWNFPTAMLTRKAGPALAVGCPMVAKPATATPYSALALAELGERAGIPEGVFSVVTGSSGAIGGELTSNPGVRKLTFTGSTEIGKQLMEQCAGTMKKVSMELGGNAPFIVFNDADIDAAVEGAVISKYRNTGQTCVCTNRFLVQTGVYDEFAEKLSTAVAGMKVGDGLAGQTDQGPMIDHDALAKVEEHVDDALSKGGRVLTGGKRHKLGGTFYEPTVIADAATDMLVSSEETFGPVAPLFRFESEAEAIAMANATEFGLASYFYTRDLGRCWRVGEALEYGMVGINTGLVSNAVAPFGGVKESGNGREGSKYGVDDYLEIKYLCMAGVES